Proteins from a genomic interval of Gossypium hirsutum isolate 1008001.06 chromosome A09, Gossypium_hirsutum_v2.1, whole genome shotgun sequence:
- the LOC107898259 gene encoding probable leucine-rich repeat receptor-like protein kinase At1g35710 has product MENLVSLNLTRNLILHTPSAIVLLTNLTHLILDLNLLDNIPPEICNLKKLMTLHLRYCYLRGPIPPNIGNLESMVDLDLSNNSLVGPIPSSVSNLTNLASLLIGPIPSSVSNLTNLASLFLQSNQLNGSIPQEIGSLKNLVALDLSSNSLVGPIPSSISNLTNHASLLRNLVAFDLSYSRLVGPIPSSVSNLTNLASLFLQSNKLNGCIPNEIRRLRNLVELDLSSNSLVGPIPSFVSYLTDLTSLLLQCNKLNGSVPQEIGRLTNLVALDLSFNRLSGHIPSSLGQFSKSVSLYHNKDLCGSIQGFLLCILSPTVN; this is encoded by the exons ATGGAGAATCTTGTTTCTCTAAATTTGACAAGAAACCTTATTCTTCATACACCTTCAGCTATAGTTCTTTTGACCAATCTCACCCACTTGATTCTGGACTTAAATCTATTGGACAACATTCCTCCCGAAATATGCAACCTTAAAAAGCTAATGACTCTCCATCTCAGATACTGCTACCTCCGTGGTCCTATTCCACCAAATATTGGAAACCTAGAGAGTATGGTTGATCTTGATCTCTCAAACAACAGTCTTGTTGGTCCAATCCCATCTTCTGTCAGCAACTTAACCAATCTTGCCTCGTT GCTTATTGGTCCAATCCCATCTTCTGTCAGCAACTTAACCAATCTTGCCTCGTTGTTCCTTCAAAGCAACCAACTTAATGGATCCATTCCACAAGAAATTGGGAGCCTAAAGAATTTGGTTGCTCTGGATCTATCCTCCAATAGTCTTGTTGGTCCAATCCCATCTTCTATCAGCAACTTAACTAATCATGCCTCGTT ACTAAGGAATTTGGTTGCATTCGATCTATCCTACAGTAGGCTTGTTGGTCCAATCCCATCTTCTGTCAGCAACTTAACCAATCTTGCCTCGCTGTTCCTTCAAAGCAACAAACTTAATGGATGCATTCCAAATGAAATTAGAAGACTAAGGAATTTGGTTGAATTGGATCTATCCTCTAATAGTCTTGTTGGTCCAATCCCATCTTTTGTCAGCTACTTAACCGATCTTACCTCGTTGCTCCTTCAATGCAACAAACTTAATGGATCCGTTCCACAAGAGATTGGGAGACTAACGAATTTGGTTGCATTGGATCTATCTTTCAATAGGCTTTCAGGTCACATCCCATCCTCTCTGGGCCAGTTCTCAAAATCGGTCTCTCTCTACCATAATAAGGATTTATGTGGTTCCATTCAAGGCTTCCTTCTTTGCATTTTATCCCCAACTGTAAATTGA